From the Ammospiza caudacuta isolate bAmmCau1 chromosome 1, bAmmCau1.pri, whole genome shotgun sequence genome, the window TGAAATTGCATATGATCTGTTCTCtcgtgttttgttttgttttttttaaacaagtacATGCCAGCCCTTGAAAAGATTAAAATTGACTACATCACAGAAGTAGGTAGGAGGATCTACCCACAGATAGTGCAGTATTAAGCTCTTTATCTGTTCCCTTCTTAGGCCCTTAGACTCTCCCTTAGCTGTAAATTGAGAGTTTCTTTCTGAGTGAAAATGGTTTTTTGCTTAGAGATTCCTTGGCAGAAATTTTAATGGAATTGTCTGTCATCAACACCTGCTTTCAAGCTTTACCGATAAAATTAGATTTTGTATCTCAGCATCACATATGGCATCTTTATAATTAGTCTTTTTGCAGTATATGAATGTCAGTTCCTAAAATGATGCCTGTACTGTTCATGTGGGAATATTTCACTTCATTAATCAAATTCAAGTTTTTCATTGGTGCTTCGAATTGTTTAAAAGCCACATCTTCATATGTCTAATCTCAAAACCTTTTTGATGGACTGATACAACAcatttgcagctgcactgggacCAAGCTGTGAGCACATCTCTTCTGGAAATGGGATTCTAGAGCTCTAGATGGGCTTCCATTCCTAGAGTCACTTGTGGAAATGTAGTCTTTGAATATGTAGCTATCTGAAAATGAGGGGTGGCCTTTTTTAGAGGGCTCAGTATTGATCTAATCTTGGAAACAGAGGAAGGTCTATGCCCAGAAgattctgaaaaatattattatacaTAACATTTCAGAACAAGAACACACAGATTTTAACACACATTCTCAAGAATAAGCAAACTCAGAGGTGTTTTCAGGCAAGTGATGATCAGAATCACTGGTCAGTAATATAGGTAGAAGTGTTTGTTGCCGTGTCAGTGACTCATAGGTGGCTGTTTCAAACCGTTGTAAAATGCATGGGAAGTCTTATACTAGTACAGACACCAGTATAGGTGATAGGGGATTTTTTCATTACTCATGTCACAGCTGAGAATTTTTATTCCACTTGGGTACATTCATTTCTCTGCTCATATGAGAAAATGCACAAAGTAACAGATCATCACTATACCACTAGTAGTAATGGCATGAAAGTGGTAACATTGTATGGAAAAGTCAGCACTCAGTACCCTTATGCAACAAGATGAAAATGTGCAAACTGTTAACTTGTAATAGAAATGTCTTTAGTTTCTCAAGTGCAAAGTGCAGTGTCAGCAACACTATcttctaggggaaaaaaaagacaaataggAAAACATTTATAAACATAGCTCTTGATAGCTCTCATGCAAACTGCTGTCAGACTTGTACACTAATGCAGTGAATCATTCAGGCTCAGCTCACTGGGGGTACTCCTGCTCATATTGGTCAGGCTGGCCATAAGAGATTTTACTTTATAAGCATAGTAGTCCCTTAAGTTGACAGATGGAACTTCTTTCATGCCATCACCAAAATCACAGCTTCTCATGGCACTCTCTAACTGCTTCTGACGCCTATAGAAGTGAGAGAATTTATTAAAGATCAGTGTAATGGGAAGCACTACCACTAGGATACCAGCTAGGATGCATGCAGATGCTGTCAGCTTTCCAGCAGTGCTCCCTGGCACCACGTCCCCGTAGCCAACTGTGGTCATGCTAACAGTAGCCCACCACCAACAAGCAGGGATGGTGGCTAACCCCTCATTGTCTTCTTTCTCAATAGTGTAAGCCACTACTGAGAAAATGGAGATGCCCACAGAGAGGTAGAGTAAAAGAAGCCCCACCTCTCTGTAGCTGTACTTCAGAGTGGCTCCAAGAGACCTGAGACCTGTGGAGTGTCTGGCAAGCTTTAATATGCGGAAAATCCTCATGAGTCTCAGGACTTGTGCAACTCTGCCTAAATTTGCTAAAGTCGGACTACTTTCCACCACCAAGTTGACAATTAATGTAATATAAAATGGAAGGATAGACATTAGGTCAATCAAATTCAGGGCATGcttgaaaaattttaaaaagtcaggaGCTACTGCAAATCTTGCCACCAGTTCAAAAGTGAACCATGCAATACCAAAATGTTCCACGATTTCAAAGCGAGGGTCTTCCTCGGTGTTCCCATTGCTGTCAACAATCTGGAAGTCTGGGAGGCTGTTCAGGCACATGGTCACAATGGAGCCCAACACCACCACTATGGAAAGGACGCTGAAGATACGGCTTAAAACCGAGTACCCAGGGTTATCCAAAGCAAGCCAGAGCTGCCTCCTGATGTTTCCAAAGGGCTGTTTGTCAAATTTAGAGGCATCATTGTAGAATGCCAAAATCTCATCAAAAGAAGATGTCGTACTTTCCTGGTCACTTTGTTCCTCCCATTTCTCTTGGTCTGGCTCCATTTTCCTCCCATGGTAGCTATAACTGCAGCAGGAGTCTATAAAGAATTCATTGATTCCCCAGTATTCAATCTCTTGGCTGAAAGAAAAGACACAGAGTTCACCCATCACGTGGAGCTTGCCAGTGTTATAAAAATGTAGCACGTAAGGAAAGAGCTCGGGGTTCCTgtcaaaataaaattcattctTGGTGTCATCATAGTCATCACAAAGCTCCAGTATTGACTCCTTTGAATGGCAGCTCAGCAATTTGCCCAGCCTGGTCTCGGGGAACCTTAATAATGTGTTGGATCTCATCTTTTTCTTGAAGCCTCCAACGTTGATGCTGATCTCATTGTCTTCAAAATTCGCTTCAGATAAAGTCCTCAGACTCTGCCCTGTCATAGTGAGCTCCTTCCAAAGGTGGGTAGGGAATGAAAACCTAGGATTCAATTACACAGAAAGTTGGCAAAATGAACAAATCTACAGCATGTTCACCTATTGATGTTTCAtgatctttcttttctttttctcttctttcttttcttttttttctctctctctctctctccttctctcctttccttctccccccttttctccctgTTCACTCactttccctccctttttctccctctgcccccgtttctccccttttccctcttttcttttctcccacGCCCCAGCGAAGACCTTGAGGGAGGCTCCTTTGTTCCCGCGGcaggctcctgtccctcccctcGCCCTTCACCTGGGCTGCGGCTGTCGCTCCCACCGAGCCCCCGTTACTCACGGCCTTTGTGCCACCGGGGCCGCGCGGACCTTTCATTCCCTCCCGGCCCCGCCACACAGgagcccccgccgccgcccggggtCCCGTGCCACGCCGCGCCTCAGCGGCCGGAGCCCCGCTCCGACCGCGGGgagcccgcccggccccgcccggcccgcggcTCTCGGCGCCCGCCCTACCTGCTGCCTCAGCGGCCGCGGCCCCCCGCCGGCGCGCCCTGCTgcccccggcccccgcccgccATCGCCGCCGCCCGCGGGGGCCGCCAGGGCTCGCCTCgctgcccggggctgccggTGCCGggggagtgctgctgctggaggggtgCTGCTGCCGGTGCCGGGGAATGCCGGTGCCAGAGAGGTGCTGCTGCCGGGGAATGCCGGTGCCAGGGAATGCCGGTGCCGGGGGTTGCCGGTGCCGGGcacggctgggctgggcagggcagggcagggcaggacggCCCCGCCGGCCGCGCGGTGCTGAAGGGACAGCGGCCGCCCCTCTCagcggcgggaggcggcggcacGCCCGCTCGTCATGGCGACGACCCCCGCGgctgccgcccgcccccgccgctcTCCCCTACCCCCGGCCCGACCCCACCGGCAGCGATCGGGCCGGGTGGGTGGGCACCGGGGCTGCGGAGGGGCGGCCCGGCGGAGCCGGTGTGCCGGAGGTGCCTCCGCTCGCTCTTGCCCCCGCGCACCGGCGGCAGCGGCGCCGCAAACTCGGGTTTCCTCCCCGCCGCGATCCTGCTTCACGCCGGCTCCGAGCGGCACAACCTCCCGAGGGGGGACGGGGGACGCCCACCCACGGCCGCAGTGGCTCCGAGCACCCGCGGACCTTCTGCCGACGGGCGTCGCCCGCCCCTCTCCCCCTCACCCTGCCGGGAAGGGCCCGGGGGAGCGGGCGCCGCTACCCCGCCCGCCCATGGCACCCGCGGGTCCTCGCTGTGGCGCCTGAGCAGGGTCCCTGCCGAGGCTGACAACGGGAAAGACGGGGACACCGAAAGTCAGAGCAATTCGGTGTGAGGGGAGCGGAGCTGCGAGTTGAAGCCGCTCGCCTCCCCCTCAGTCGCCTGCTGGGAACCCCCGACctccacacacagccctgcagcgaTGCCGGGGGGGAAATCGAGAGCGGCGGCGCCTCGAGCagcggggctgggagggctgacctcgcgctgctgctgctgctcttggtggGTACACTTTTCGTGCTCGCACATGCAGTAGTGTCCAGCTACATGGTCAGCGatggcagtgtccctgcccacgctGCAGGCAACTGGGGAAGAAATCTCCCCTCTGTTGCTGAGCCCGGGGTGAGACCGAGTTTCTCGGGGGGAAGCCTGATCGTGGCAATCCCTGCGCACCTGACCCCGCCCTGAGCAGGGCCggctgagcagagcacagatgCTCCGAGACAGGTGCTTTGTGCCGGGATAACCCACATCGTCTCCTGCCAGCTGCCTCGTGGCCCCACGCATCTAAAGTCCGGCTACCGGAGACCCACTGCTGTCAGTGCTTTGTAGGGTCAGGTTGTGCAGGGGGATGAAGACTCCTCTCTTGCTTCCAGCCCTAAACTTCGGCTTGTTCCTCAAAACCTCGGTGAGGAAGAGAGGATATAACGTCCAGGCCCAGCCACAGGTGAGCCTCATTTACAAGGAGGTCCCAGTATTAAAGGTCAGCCCTTTAAGAGCCCAGGAAAATGAGTGCAGACATGAAGTGGGGCAAGTAAGTCCTGGTGTATGCCACTGGCCAGGTCTCCAAGAGCCTGCTCAGCTTTCCTACCTGGGGTGCCGTGAGCACCCCACCATGCCCCACCAAGGCTGGTGCATTGTGTGGCCAGACCCCACACCTCTGGGGACACTCCCAAGGTGGTGTGCGGGGACCCAGAGCGCTCTCAGCCCTCCGGAGATGCTTCCGACTACCCGTGCTTCAGGGATGCTACAGATGgtctccctgctctccttttcTCGGGCGGTGTGtgtttttgctttgctctgctgCGGGTGAGTGGCTCCTGCCTCCCTTTCCTACAGATGCCCTGGGTCagggctctgtgtcccagcaCGCGTCACTGCGTGtctggtgacatcccaggggacGCTGAATCCACACGGAATTACGGACACTCCTAGCCAGGAAAAGTGCTGCTCCTCTCAGCCCGGTCCCTCCAGCTCTTCCCCTGCTGGGGAGTGGCACGGAGCAGACAGAGACTGCACGTAGCAGGGAGGAGGCTTAGCAAACGTCGTGGCACCTGCCCGTTTCCCTGTACCGGCGGTGTGTCATGTCCAGAGAGGCAGCTCTCCTGCATCCCAGTGGCACTGTAGCTGTTGTGGTCGTTCGTGAGAGCCGCCtcctctcagggctctgctggcgAGCCGCTCACTGGGGAGCTCTAATTATACTGGCTTTTAGTGCCTGGGGCAAGGGGTAGCAGGACACAGGACTGAGAAACCACCACGTCAAAATTTTTGAGTTGGATGCCCCACCACGTTCCCCAGGACTTGGATAAATCACGAAATTTCTCTATTGTAATTTCCCATTCACTCTTAGGAGAACAAAAATAACTCACATTCCTCAGTAACATTGCAAAGAAtagtgagctgctgctggaagtgcATTCAAGCGATGTCCATGTttttcccacagctctgctaTCCTGGGTGGCTGGTGGGGGCTTTAAATATATTGAAACATCTTCAGCAAActtgtaaaaatataaattactttTGTCTCTTATacttaaattaaatattttttccttaatgttGCTTTAGAATAAACTAAGTGGAGGTATATTTGGAGGATTTCCAAGCTTTTATAGATTGTTCTCACTTTCTAAGTCACTTGGCTAAGAAAAAAGGTTATAGGCAGTCTCATTACTCATTTATCAATCTCTGATCTTATCTGTACCTTGGAAAAATTGCTGGTCACTTTTCTAAGTTGcgttttctcattaaaaaacaCATAAGGATACAGCTCTCACTGGTCTCATATAACTGCTCCTGTAATTAGGGCTAATAGACTCAGTCCAAGCATTTTGCTAATAAGGCTAAAATGAATCCAGCACACAAATTACTAATCCAAAAtccttctggttttttttggttttttgggtttttttttttttttttttttttttttttttgcaaagggCACACTCTGCTCCATGGACATATAAGAGTTACTGTCACTGACCTAATATTTTTGCCTTTCCCAGcagtaaatacagaaaaaaaattgctgtaaaaAACTGGTGTAATCTGAGGTAAAAGAGATGTCAAAAGAAATCAGGTATGTCATTTTTGCACAAAATGAGCTAGTGATGTGTCAGATAAGAGCACATTTTGGGATGCACTGGTAATACACCAAATAAATACGAAACAACACTTTGTTTACAGTGCCTTGTGGACATTTCTTGGACTGTAGAGAATGCATGACCAGTGCtgaggtggggctgggctgggagcataAGGAAATATGAAAGAATTGCCTGTTGGAGTGGGGAGATGAATGAGTGATTCATATTACCCTAGGGCAATGTTACAAAAGCTAAACTAACTTTGGGTTTGGTGGTTCTAGTTTCTGACTGAGACTGTGTGAGAGACAGGACTTGTTTAATTGGTACATGTGGTACCACGTTATTTAAGGAATATGAGAAGGTGCCTTCTAAACAAACTTGGTTCTTACCTCCCCATGTCAGCTAGGCAGCCGCCCTCATGATGCTTGGTTCCTGTCAGTCTGTGGCCAGCCCTTTCTCACTGGAAGTCTAACAAAAGCTGAGATTGTCCCTGCTGTTTTCATCATTCTCAAACCCTCATAACCACTGGCAGAAAAGAAGTGCCATTTGTTTATGAGTCTGCCTGCCCTGTAAGTGCCCTGACTGACATGCCTGCTTTTCTTAGGAGGCAAAGGCTTTGCACAAGGTCTGTGGCATTTGCAGTAGaaaatgggggaggaaggagagtCACTTTACTAAGCTCTAAGTTCACAAGGCAGTGATAGCCATGTCTGGAAACAGACCTTGACTGTGACACAGTGGAACTCAGTGCACCACAGAGAGACCATCTGTCAGCTGAAGAAACTGAACCATGTACTGAACATgaatgaaacatttctttttgtctGACAGCCCCTCAACGGAGTGGCAAATACTGATATTTTGTGGTGCAGTGACTGCATGAGCATTGGGGTTTTACTGTGATGACTGTGGTATTCTGCCTTTTGTTGTGAGTTGACCTCCTTAGTCACTTCTGTCTGCTTCACCTGATTCTTGACTGAGGGACATGTGGCAATATTTGCTTTTGCAAGCCCAGTGGGGACCATTGTCTTCCTTAATTAAGGCACTACATcccagaatcatggaatgcaagggaaataaaaaaagatattaTTAGATAATTGTGGCTTTCTTTTAGATGGGTAGTAGAATTTCAACCTTGTGTCCCCTACTGAAAACTGATGTCCAGGATGGATGAGATGAGCCATACCTACAGACCCCTAGactccagctgagctgcagcagtaAGCATTGCCAGTAGCAATGAGCAGTGGGAAAGAGGGGGtttaaagctgcatttttgGATGTAAAGATGACCAAATGCAGTGCAATGGTCACTTTCACAGTGGCACATGTTGCAGACAGCAATGGGCATAGCCTTTTTAATATTTGTCTGAATGGAGGTGGGGAGAAAGAGGATCTTGCCTGGATGCAGGTTATGGGTATTAGTTCTAAAATGTGACTAAAAAGCCTAGTTCTGCTATGCCAGTCAGCTGACATGGAGCATTGGAAGGTTATTTCGCTTGCTTTTCGTACTTACTTATTTGGAACTTGGATCCGCGTTCCTACTTGGAAACATAGTATTCAAAGAAAGCATGAATATGAGAAAGCCCCTCCTAGATTACAGCTATTTCAGTGTGGGaggaaaactgatttttattaTGAAACCAGCATGCAGAAGGGCAGAGTAGCCTCTTGAGCTGGGTGACCCAGCCTCACAGACTGCTCTCACTGTCAGCACTGAGCAGCAAAGGTCCATGCCATACTTTACACAGGTTAGTAACCTCCAGGCCAGGTTTTTGGGTGTTGCAATGCTGGGCCAGCTCCAGTGTTGTTACCATTGCCTTACACGTGGATCAGTATTatctccttccttctttctgacATTTTTGAGGGAGTTTGGTGCTAGAAGATCCTTAGCTAATCCTGtgttttttcaaataaataggAACAACATTGAAATTGTGTTGGTAACAGCCAGAAGAGATTGCTTCTGCTGCCAAACACAAACTCTTAATCCATTGACTCTCCATCCTGACTCCTTGGATGAGTTTCTGCTGGGTGTCCAAACCTTTTCATCCATTTAGTCACCCCATACAGCACATACCCGGGCATGACACCTGCCACACTGCCCTTgccttttgctgcccagcctCACCACTAGGGAGATTGGCAAGGACAGACTGATCATTTCAGGCCCAGCACATCCACAGAGTGTgaggccaggctgcagggggCCAGGTAGAGCTTGGAATCATAAGCGTCTTTAATaactttaaaacaaattagAGGAGCGTAAGAGAATCTTACTCTTCATCTGtccaaattatttattttgcaacTGAAAACCTTAATGCCCAGCTAGATCAATGAGTGAGATAAAACaaagaagcaaaggaaatggAAGGCAGCATTCTCTGCACCGCCAAAAGGTTGTTTCTACAGGCAGAGGGCAGATGATGTGCTTTTTGCTTTCCATGTGTGAGTTGCCACTGCCATGCCTCCCTGACTGCCCAAACAATGACACAATAGCTTGGTGATACAATATCTGGTCTCTGTTGCCATAATCTGGCTTGAGAGAAAGCTTTATTGGATCTTCAGATAAGGCCATAGAGATTTAACTGGAAAGATTTTGGAGAGCTGACTTAATTAAGACCCAGTTCTGACCACAGAGGACCATCAGGGGCTCCAGCCTCCTGCATCCCAATATCTGTGCAGCTGAGCATGGATTCAGAAGCTACTGTTTCCTGGCTTCTAATACAAGGTCTCAGCTtcttaaatatgaaatattacCATTGTGTGTTTTTATGAAGCCACCCAACATCAGATCCTTTGTTTTATCTTTGTGCTACTTGTAAAGGATTTCGTTGTTGCCCTGAGGGCTCTGGTGTTCACAATTCTTCAGTATCCACTTTATTCACGCTGGCTGCTTCATCAAGAGAGGAGCAATGTTTGCCTCTGAAGTCAGCCTGAGAGCAAAGAAACTTAAGGATCCTGGGTGCCTAAGGAAATAGCAGAGTGGGTCTGAAAAGGAGTGATGCCAAAGAGGCAGTACAGGTATATCCATTTACATGCAGCCTAGCATCATCAAAAAGGAGAGAGTGAAAGCACATCACACTGAACTGGCTTCCCGAAGCTTCCCAAAGCAGGTACTGTGAATAATTTCTCTCAGTTTGTGTGAACCATTCACCACTGCCTCATAAACCACCATGTGCAGAGTTTGCCAGCTGAGATAAAGGTAAATCAATCTCCCCTTAAGATGCTTGTAGCACCCTATCTGTAAGATATATGGCCATCATATGCTGCcaacaaaatatatttctgtacTGTTATTGCCTccagcaccttttttttttctttcctcccaccccttttctttttttttttttttttttttttttttttttttttttttggtaacagCTCAAAGAGAAAGATTTGTGCTGCACCAAGCTCTACTGGGATTAAGAtagtggtttgggttttttacatCCTCTTTAGTGAAAAACAATCAGCCTTAACCTTATATTCTTTAACAACTGCATacacagcaaaaaaagaatttaaaactttttcatGATCTGCATAATGCTTATGTCCCATTGTTTAGAATGGGTGCCCTCCACCTCTTTAGACATATGAACAAATTATTTGCAGTACCAGTCTATCTTGGAGTCATTTACTGTAACTTTGCCATGGCAGTACCTTGCTTGAAATGTATCTCAAAAGCAGTTTGGTCTGTAATTTATCCTAAAGGTCAGACTTGCCTATCTAAGTATCTGATTGAGGCTATGTACATTCTTATATGCTTCCAAAAAGATTCTGGTTATAAAGAGGCCTTTCACTATTGGATGAAGGATAAAGAAACTATTTCCTTTGGATTTGATTCACTATGATATTTTTGGATCATATTTAAAGCAAGAACaagccaattaaaaaaaaaaaaagaatcaccAAATAAGACTGTAATTAATGTTTCCCACTGTTCCCATTGCTATCGTGGAAcaaaaggttttaaaatttctgaaacATGTTGGGACATCTGTGCTCAGTTTCTATACACAATGCAGAAAGTCCAAAACATCATGGGAAACCTTATTCTGAAGGGATGCCAGTCCAGATCCATGCTCTGAAGAGTTTCATATGGTTCAGATCAGTTTATAAAAAAAGCCTCTGAACTGTTTTATCCTTAGCTAACATGATTTTAAACTTCAAATTTTTAACTTCTATTCAAGAAAGCACTTAACAATATGCTTAATTATAACCCCCCTCTGGTTCCCAGAATCATGCTTTTCTTCAGTCTCCTGGAGTTTGTTATTCCTATAATAAAGAGTAAGAGGAaataatgaagtaatttttttcaagagCATATACTATAGAATTATGAGAAAACAGCAGTGGTTTAAACTTCACCATTTGGTTTGCTGACTGATTCATTTGGTATACAGTCAAGTGAGGGCCAGCATGTTGTGAGGAAAACctgaattttgttttatttgtttttcttttgaagctGCAGCTTTGTGGAACAATTCTGAAATTCACTGCAGTCAGAATATTACACTAACCAGCTGCAGATCAAAGACTTCACTGAATCTAGGTCAGGTCTAATTTGTGAAGCTCACAGACTTAGTCACTATGGCAGCTTTCTGAAAGGTACAGATGGAGAATCCATGAGCTGTGGGAACAGAATTATGGGCCTTCTTCTCACCATCAGTTTTAATGcagtttgttttatttccttttccaggaGTTTCTTTTTTTAGAGTTCCTAGTAAAAGAGAGATTAAATGTGACAGCCACATCTGTTTTAGGAAATTCCTGTGGAGATATCAGATTGGTAGCTGGCTCAAGCAATGTTAAAAGTGAATGCTTCTGGTCTGAGCAGGTGGTCTGTGAATGTTATGAAAAATCTGTAGCCTTTTATAGTGACTTTTATCTCAGGATCTCAAAGCACTCTGTAAATATCAGTTGATCAAGTCTTACAATATCCCTGGGAGGTGATCACTGTAATTGAAGGGAGTGGGTTTTATGGCTCACAActttgctgctggctgtgaAATCCTATTTGTGACTCACACTATCTGCCACAAGTAGAGCAGATGTattgctgctgtgcctgggtaTAAGAGCTGCTCGAGAGGCAGCAGTGCCTTTGCCACTGGcacacaggctttttctttccttctggtCTGCTTCATTGTTTCTTGTTCTCCCATTCTCATTTCCTGGTACTCCCTGTCAAGTGACACTGCTTTTGTAAGTCATCTTGAGCAAGTATTTTCTGGAGAGTGCTTGCCATAGATGCATGCTCTGCAGATTGTTTTTCTGCTAAGACAAAACAATGGTAAGATGTACTTCAACCAATCTTTTCCCAGGTGTAGTGGGGGAAATGCAACTGGGTTCTCCCTTTGCAGTATTGTTGGGGTTAATTTAAATGggtttaaaatttaaacttaGCACCACAGAGACTACACCAGTAGTCAGAGAACATCTGTCTGAACAAGCCCCAGCAGACAGGAGAATCTGTCTTGTAAAGCATTCCTCCTGACCTACAGATGGGCTGGAGCTGAAGCATCACCAAGGGCAGGTTTGCTTCAGTGAATATTACTTCTGTAATTCACAAGAAACAATGAACAGGCTTATTTCAGGGTATGGTCAtaataggaaaaataatatttgtgtGTTGGCATCCACATATACGTGTGTAAGCACTGCTTACATGGTAACCACTAATACTTAGAATTTAGGACAAGACTTTTATACAAAATGAATATTCctgtggtttgtttggttttgtggggttttttggctttttttgggggggcggGGGTGTTTATTTCAgttgttgttgtttatttttcctataGCAATAGAGGCTATTTGTGTAGAGCATACTTTGACTTGCACTGAACATACTTAAAATTCAGTCATATTCTAGCTCTAAGTGTGACATCTTGGGATGTTGACGTTTGGGCCCTCCAAAGACACAAATATTACTTCCTTTAGTAAACTTCCTTCCAAATACACAAGTATTACTTCCTTTAGTAAAACCTGGATGGGGGGCATGGATGAAGATCAGCATTTCCAGATGAAAATACATACAGTTGCTTGGATAAGGACATGAGATTTTGCTGCTTGTGTCATAACACTCAGATTATAAATATCAACTTTTGACAGTGTTGACCCACTATCCATGATGTTGGCTGGAAAATCATCACCATTTGTTGTTTTAAGTATTCTGGAAAGTATGATAGCCATCCAAGGCTGAA encodes:
- the KCNS2 gene encoding potassium voltage-gated channel subfamily S member 2: MTGQSLRTLSEANFEDNEISINVGGFKKKMRSNTLLRFPETRLGKLLSCHSKESILELCDDYDDTKNEFYFDRNPELFPYVLHFYNTGKLHVMGELCVFSFSQEIEYWGINEFFIDSCCSYSYHGRKMEPDQEKWEEQSDQESTTSSFDEILAFYNDASKFDKQPFGNIRRQLWLALDNPGYSVLSRIFSVLSIVVVLGSIVTMCLNSLPDFQIVDSNGNTEEDPRFEIVEHFGIAWFTFELVARFAVAPDFLKFFKHALNLIDLMSILPFYITLIVNLVVESSPTLANLGRVAQVLRLMRIFRILKLARHSTGLRSLGATLKYSYREVGLLLLYLSVGISIFSVVAYTIEKEDNEGLATIPACWWWATVSMTTVGYGDVVPGSTAGKLTASACILAGILVVVLPITLIFNKFSHFYRRQKQLESAMRSCDFGDGMKEVPSVNLRDYYAYKVKSLMASLTNMSRSTPSELSLNDSLH